In Spiroplasma chinense, a single window of DNA contains:
- the pyk gene encoding pyruvate kinase: MLQKEIEFYEPSELNKKIKRTKVVTTIGPSTNTKDDMRKLFEAGMNVIRLNFSHGSQSEHIEKIKSARELREELEKPISILLDTKGPEIRVGKMIDGAQEVKAGSDIRIYTTEKEYASRECKATEMTVSYDMSVDLKAGDTILVDDGKLTLNVLNVEPGLVNCRAFNAHTLKTNKRINLPGVDFSLPFLSAKDVDDIRFGAKNGIDYIAASFVNTAQNIKDIKKILKEENAEHIQIISKIESKIGILNIDEIIEEGDGVMVARGDLGLEIPFYEVPYWEKQIIRKCRAKGKQVIVATQMLESMTDNPQPTRAEVTDVYYATEMGADATMLSGESAAGIYPFITTETMSTINKRAELSFYGKIYYDRALEVARNSSSGKRAQIADELSNITRNGKYEFAVVLSRTGELLKTISKFRPNVTILGVCETEKLWTAFGAWHSIFMNKVDSIDEAIANPSVISEIARSWGAKKGTEILVVRSEEIKIVTV; this comes from the coding sequence ATGTTACAAAAAGAAATAGAATTTTATGAACCAAGTGAACTTAATAAAAAAATAAAAAGAACCAAAGTTGTTACAACTATTGGACCAAGCACAAACACAAAAGATGATATGAGAAAATTATTTGAAGCTGGAATGAACGTTATCAGATTAAACTTTTCTCATGGTAGTCAAAGTGAACATATTGAAAAAATTAAATCAGCAAGAGAATTAAGAGAAGAATTAGAAAAACCAATTTCAATCCTTTTAGATACTAAAGGACCTGAAATCCGTGTTGGTAAAATGATTGATGGAGCTCAAGAAGTAAAAGCTGGAAGTGATATTAGAATTTATACTACTGAAAAAGAATATGCTTCAAGAGAATGTAAAGCTACAGAAATGACAGTATCTTACGATATGAGTGTTGACTTAAAAGCTGGAGACACAATTCTTGTAGATGATGGAAAGTTAACATTAAACGTTTTAAATGTTGAACCAGGACTTGTAAATTGTAGAGCTTTTAATGCTCATACATTAAAAACAAACAAAAGAATTAACTTACCAGGTGTTGACTTCTCTTTACCTTTCTTAAGTGCTAAAGATGTTGATGATATTAGATTTGGAGCAAAAAATGGTATTGACTATATAGCAGCTTCATTTGTAAATACAGCTCAAAACATTAAAGATATTAAAAAAATCTTAAAAGAAGAAAATGCAGAACACATTCAAATTATTTCAAAAATAGAATCTAAAATTGGTATTTTAAATATTGATGAAATAATTGAAGAAGGTGATGGAGTTATGGTTGCTCGTGGAGATTTAGGATTAGAAATTCCTTTTTATGAAGTACCTTACTGAGAAAAACAAATCATCAGAAAATGTAGAGCAAAAGGAAAACAAGTTATTGTTGCAACTCAAATGTTAGAATCAATGACAGACAATCCTCAACCAACAAGAGCAGAAGTTACTGACGTATACTACGCTACTGAAATGGGAGCAGACGCTACAATGTTATCTGGAGAATCTGCAGCTGGAATTTATCCTTTTATTACAACAGAAACTATGTCAACAATTAACAAACGTGCTGAATTAAGTTTTTATGGAAAAATCTATTATGATAGAGCTTTAGAAGTTGCTAGAAATTCAAGTTCTGGTAAAAGAGCTCAAATAGCTGACGAACTTTCAAATATTACAAGAAATGGTAAATATGAATTTGCAGTAGTTCTTTCAAGAACTGGTGAATTATTAAAAACAATTTCAAAATTTAGACCAAACGTAACTATTTTAGGAGTTTGTGAAACTGAAAAATTATGAACTGCATTTGGTGCATGACATTCAATCTTTATGAACAAAGTAGATTCAATTGATGAAGCTATTGCAAATCCTTCAGTGATTTCAGAAATTGCAAGATCTTGAGGAGCTAAAAAAGGTACTGAAATTTTAGTTGTTAGATCTGAAGAAATTAAAATTGTAACAGTGTAA
- the thrS gene encoding threonine--tRNA ligase, which yields MKITLLDGQVKSYDEPRKVLDIAGDIATSLKKKCVGALINGKEVVPSEAMINRDCKLELITERHELFSRVVNYTAKLVTCLALERVFPEGEVVPYEDNLDTDEFFAFFDYEKGLKFDDLKEVELEANKIIKESLEFNFNTTSLEGYVEEMKKTGSSEEFINWTLDLNEKSYIKLAIGVLGGVPFLARYATLAKTSDLFKIEFTQLTGVSVENGDVQKSIYKIHGLTAISEKDFKELVEKIEEIKASDHKNIAKNLEIYHLDPLIGQGLPIWLPNGAVLKQEIKKYLMEKEFEYDFIQIETPVIGTSDLYKTSGHWEHYRDDMFAPMFLPKEEMVLKPMSCPHHISVYNFKPRSYKDLPLRFAEHALQHRYESSGSLTGLERVRAMELTDSHIFVRPDQVKEEFKRCFNLIQEVLATFDIKVDYLSLSLRDPKDKEKYFDDDKMWNNAESELEDVLKEMDLEYKKMPGEAAFYGPKLDIQAKTSIGHEITVSTIQLDFLLPQKFDLKYIGPKGENERPIMIHRGLVGTYERFVSVLLEQTKGVLPLWCAPKQVQIIPVNIVANSDYAEQVRVELRKNLIRSEIDKRDERLSYKIREAQVRKVPYQLVLGENEQKNGTVTYRTYGSEEQITVSLQEFIDKLREKIDRKVYG from the coding sequence ATGAAAATCACTTTATTAGATGGACAAGTTAAAAGTTATGACGAACCAAGAAAAGTTCTTGACATAGCTGGAGACATTGCCACAAGTTTAAAGAAGAAGTGTGTGGGAGCACTTATTAACGGAAAGGAAGTAGTTCCTTCTGAAGCAATGATCAATAGAGATTGTAAATTAGAATTAATTACTGAAAGACACGAACTTTTCAGTAGAGTTGTAAACTATACTGCAAAATTAGTAACATGTCTTGCTTTAGAAAGAGTATTTCCTGAAGGTGAAGTTGTACCTTACGAAGATAATTTAGACACTGATGAATTTTTTGCTTTCTTTGATTACGAAAAGGGATTAAAGTTTGACGATTTAAAAGAAGTTGAACTGGAAGCAAATAAAATAATTAAGGAAAGTTTAGAATTTAACTTCAATACTACAAGTCTTGAAGGATATGTTGAAGAAATGAAAAAAACAGGTTCAAGTGAAGAATTTATCAATTGAACTTTAGATTTAAATGAAAAAAGTTATATTAAATTAGCAATAGGGGTATTGGGTGGTGTTCCATTCTTAGCTCGTTACGCAACACTTGCAAAAACAAGTGATCTGTTTAAAATAGAATTCACACAATTAACAGGAGTATCTGTTGAAAATGGTGATGTACAAAAATCTATTTATAAAATTCATGGTTTAACTGCAATTAGTGAAAAAGACTTTAAAGAATTGGTAGAAAAAATAGAAGAAATTAAAGCAAGTGATCACAAAAACATTGCAAAAAATTTAGAAATTTATCACTTAGATCCTTTAATTGGACAAGGATTACCAATTTGATTACCAAATGGTGCAGTTTTAAAACAAGAAATAAAAAAATATTTAATGGAAAAAGAATTTGAATATGACTTTATTCAAATTGAAACTCCAGTAATTGGAACTTCAGATTTATATAAAACATCAGGACACTGAGAACACTATAGAGATGATATGTTTGCTCCAATGTTCTTACCAAAAGAAGAAATGGTTTTAAAACCTATGAGTTGTCCACACCACATTAGTGTATACAACTTTAAACCAAGAAGTTACAAAGACTTACCATTAAGATTTGCAGAACATGCTTTACAACATAGATACGAATCTTCTGGAAGTTTAACTGGTTTGGAAAGAGTTAGAGCTATGGAACTTACAGATTCACATATCTTTGTAAGACCAGATCAAGTAAAAGAAGAATTCAAAAGATGTTTCAACTTAATTCAAGAAGTATTGGCAACTTTTGATATTAAAGTGGACTATTTATCTTTATCTTTAAGAGATCCTAAAGATAAAGAAAAATACTTTGATGATGATAAAATGTGAAACAATGCTGAAAGCGAATTAGAAGATGTGTTAAAAGAAATGGATTTAGAATACAAAAAAATGCCAGGTGAAGCTGCATTCTATGGACCTAAATTAGATATTCAAGCAAAAACTTCAATTGGACATGAAATTACTGTTTCAACTATTCAACTTGATTTCTTGTTACCACAAAAATTTGATTTAAAATACATTGGACCTAAAGGGGAAAATGAAAGACCAATTATGATTCATAGAGGATTGGTTGGAACTTATGAAAGATTTGTATCAGTTCTTTTAGAACAAACAAAAGGTGTTTTACCTTTATGATGTGCACCAAAACAAGTACAAATAATACCTGTAAATATCGTTGCAAACTCTGATTATGCAGAACAAGTTAGAGTTGAATTGAGAAAAAATTTAATTAGATCTGAAATTGATAAAAGAGATGAAAGATTAAGTTACAAAATTAGAGAAGCACAAGTTAGAAAAGTGCCTTATCAATTAGTTCTTGGTGAAAACGAACAAAAAAATGGAACTGTAACATACAGAACCTATGGAAGTGAAGAACAAATTACTGTTAGCTTACAAGAATTTATCGATAAATTAAGAGAAAAAATAGATAGAAAAGTTTATGGTTAA
- a CDS encoding lipoprotein, giving the protein MKKILSILGSTLLAVPGTTSTISCGPPKKENKLENLIKVTDLGEFENFRSLIGNVDIEERLMELNEDLENWYFSLYIIDDSSAYVVPTSLSNKTGMVKVTFTIKQENEFKNYVTQTNLGNIENNEKKTIINKFKELNPQIDDLESPYITVENEFNLFEDSQTISNRGFDQPGIVSVTFTVG; this is encoded by the coding sequence ATGAAAAAAATATTAAGTATTTTAGGCTCAACTTTATTGGCAGTGCCAGGAACAACATCAACAATTTCTTGTGGTCCGCCAAAAAAGGAAAATAAGTTAGAAAATCTTATAAAAGTAACTGACTTAGGAGAATTTGAAAATTTTAGAAGTCTAATTGGTAATGTGGATATAGAGGAAAGACTTATGGAATTAAACGAAGATCTCGAAAATTGATATTTTTCGTTATACATTATTGACGATAGTTCAGCATATGTTGTTCCAACTAGTTTATCTAATAAAACAGGTATGGTTAAAGTGACTTTTACTATTAAACAAGAAAATGAGTTCAAGAATTATGTTACACAAACTAATTTGGGTAACATAGAAAATAATGAGAAGAAAACAATTATTAATAAGTTTAAGGAGTTAAATCCACAAATCGATGACCTAGAATCTCCATATATTACCGTTGAGAATGAATTTAATTTATTTGAAGATAGTCAAACCATTTCTAACAGAGGTTTTGACCAACCAGGAATAGTATCAGTAACTTTCACAGTAGGATAA
- the pfkA gene encoding 6-phosphofructokinase: protein MIKKIGVLTSGGDAPGMNAAIAGVIKAAIAKGIEPYVVKDGYKGLVNKQIEKVDSKFASDIISKGGTIIGSARFVEFKDEEVRKVAVENLKEIGIEALVVIGGDGSYQGAEKLTQLGINCVGLPGTIDNDIVSSDYTIGFDTALNTVVRSIDAIRDTMNSHNRCSVVEIMGNACGDLTLYAATATGAEVFSTKESFLTEEEICLEVKKMADAGKRSVIVAIAEKMYPDAHKLAEKIEQASGYVTRATILGHVQRGGIPSAMDRYLATTAGVFAVEQLVEGKGGLYIGMSENKLVARDINSTLNMPRKDQTKEYEQLRKINKVL, encoded by the coding sequence ATGATTAAAAAAATAGGTGTTTTAACATCTGGAGGAGATGCTCCGGGTATGAATGCTGCAATTGCAGGTGTTATAAAAGCTGCAATTGCGAAAGGAATAGAGCCTTACGTTGTAAAAGACGGTTATAAGGGTCTTGTTAACAAACAAATAGAAAAAGTAGATAGTAAATTTGCTTCTGACATCATTTCAAAAGGTGGAACTATTATTGGTTCTGCTAGATTTGTTGAATTTAAAGATGAAGAAGTAAGAAAAGTGGCAGTTGAAAATTTAAAAGAAATTGGAATTGAAGCATTAGTAGTAATTGGTGGAGATGGAAGTTATCAGGGAGCTGAAAAACTTACACAATTAGGTATTAATTGTGTGGGTTTACCAGGAACAATTGATAACGATATTGTTTCATCAGACTACACAATTGGATTTGATACAGCTTTAAATACTGTTGTTAGATCAATTGATGCAATTCGTGATACTATGAATTCTCACAACAGATGTAGTGTTGTTGAAATCATGGGAAATGCTTGTGGAGATTTAACTCTATATGCAGCAACAGCAACTGGTGCTGAAGTATTTTCAACAAAAGAAAGTTTTTTAACTGAAGAAGAAATTTGTTTAGAAGTTAAAAAAATGGCAGACGCAGGAAAAAGAAGTGTGATAGTTGCTATTGCAGAAAAAATGTATCCAGATGCTCATAAATTGGCAGAAAAAATAGAACAAGCATCAGGTTATGTTACAAGAGCAACAATTCTTGGACATGTTCAAAGAGGAGGAATTCCTTCAGCAATGGACAGATATCTTGCAACAACAGCTGGAGTATTTGCTGTAGAACAATTGGTTGAAGGTAAAGGTGGATTATACATTGGAATGAGTGAAAATAAACTTGTTGCAAGAGATATTAATTCAACTCTAAATATGCCAAGAAAAGATCAAACAAAAGAATACGAACAGTTAAGAAAAATTAACAAAGTATTATAA
- a CDS encoding formate/nitrite transporter family protein codes for MNKKSVKIQDEINQLEKEDFSVLDKEHGFMVAGILGGFSAAIHKMEYLFIKQILLGVLGGIILAAGYTAVVFATVTKPGMDPIFLGILFPGCIITITFLGGGLYTSHVVSTIPTIKKTIFVEDYLKGILGVLLGNFLGTLFFVIIFTLAGAHTNSAVFAKAYSMGIHKMFEAGESNSAKTIVISVIAVFASGILCNIMVSSTLPLTSASKNTLAPFFLFLFPIAFFVISGYQHAPANTFFLWMMISENIFHFGSDALQNTYHINEQWVDIVKYIFINLIPAILGNWVGGAIILPGILHLINSDITNVFFKKERLKFLNHQLGRIQEKEEAKKLKLEQKAKNKSVKKL; via the coding sequence ATGAATAAAAAGTCTGTAAAAATACAAGATGAAATAAATCAACTTGAAAAAGAAGATTTTAGTGTCTTGGATAAAGAGCATGGATTTATGGTTGCTGGAATACTTGGAGGTTTTTCAGCAGCCATTCATAAAATGGAATACTTGTTTATTAAACAAATTCTACTTGGTGTACTTGGAGGAATTATTTTAGCTGCAGGTTATACAGCTGTTGTATTTGCTACAGTAACTAAACCAGGAATGGATCCAATCTTTTTAGGAATTCTTTTCCCAGGATGTATTATTACTATTACATTCTTAGGAGGAGGTTTATACACTTCTCATGTTGTGTCAACAATTCCAACAATTAAAAAAACAATCTTTGTTGAAGATTATTTAAAAGGAATACTTGGTGTTTTATTAGGAAACTTTTTAGGAACATTATTCTTTGTAATAATCTTTACATTAGCAGGTGCCCACACAAATAGTGCTGTTTTTGCAAAAGCATATTCAATGGGTATTCATAAAATGTTTGAAGCTGGAGAAAGCAATAGTGCAAAAACAATTGTTATTTCAGTAATTGCAGTATTTGCAAGTGGTATTTTGTGTAACATTATGGTTTCATCAACTTTACCATTAACTAGTGCTTCTAAAAATACTTTAGCTCCATTCTTCTTGTTCTTATTCCCAATAGCATTCTTTGTTATTTCAGGATATCAGCATGCCCCTGCAAATACTTTCTTCTTGTGAATGATGATTTCAGAAAACATCTTTCACTTTGGAAGTGATGCACTTCAAAATACATATCACATAAATGAACAATGAGTTGATATTGTAAAATACATATTTATCAATTTAATTCCTGCAATTTTAGGTAATTGAGTTGGTGGAGCAATCATACTTCCTGGAATTTTACACTTAATTAATAGTGATATTACAAATGTTTTCTTTAAAAAAGAAAGATTAAAATTTTTAAATCACCAATTAGGTAGAATTCAAGAAAAAGAAGAGGCTAAAAAACTTAAATTAGAACAAAAAGCTAAAAACAAAAGTGTAAAAAAACTTTAA
- the pyk gene encoding pyruvate kinase codes for MKLYNLEDKVKRTKVITTIGPSVHSKEALKELFEKGMTTIRLNFSHADFEEHGARFEWVKELRKEINKPISILLDTKGPEIRVGKMKDGKQEIKAGTEVTVYTNPEEFTTRECGPTELQMSYDMSQDVKVGDKVLVDDGKLNMTVTDVKPGLVMCKAFNTHLVKNNKRVNLPGVDFTLPFLAEKDYNDIKFGIKNDIDYVAASFVNTAENVKEIRNLLKENGGEHIQIISKIESQIGIDNIDAIIDASDGIMVARGDLGLEIPYYEVPYWEKQIIRKCREKGKLVVVATQMLESMTDNPAPTRAEVTDVYYATELGSDATMLSGESANGDYPFITTETMSTINKRAEIEFYGKLYYEKQLENARKTTSGKRADIANELANKAIDGKYEYAVVASRTGELLKTVSKFRPNVTILGVSAEEKLWTAFGVWHSIFMSKVENFDEFLTDEKEISEVAKSWGAKPGEKILFVRNEDIKEITVA; via the coding sequence ATGAAACTATATAACTTAGAAGATAAAGTTAAAAGAACCAAAGTTATTACAACAATTGGACCATCTGTACACTCAAAAGAAGCTTTAAAAGAATTATTTGAAAAAGGGATGACAACAATTCGTTTAAACTTCTCACATGCTGATTTTGAAGAACATGGAGCAAGATTTGAGTGAGTTAAAGAATTAAGAAAAGAAATTAACAAACCAATATCAATCCTTTTAGATACTAAAGGACCTGAAATTCGTGTTGGTAAAATGAAAGACGGGAAACAAGAAATTAAAGCTGGAACTGAAGTTACAGTTTACACAAACCCAGAAGAATTTACAACAAGAGAATGTGGACCTACTGAATTACAAATGTCATATGACATGTCACAAGATGTTAAAGTTGGAGATAAAGTATTAGTAGATGATGGAAAATTAAACATGACAGTTACTGATGTTAAACCAGGACTTGTTATGTGTAAAGCATTTAACACACACTTAGTAAAAAACAACAAACGTGTTAACTTACCAGGAGTTGACTTTACATTACCATTCTTAGCAGAAAAAGATTACAATGATATCAAATTTGGAATTAAAAACGATATCGATTATGTAGCTGCATCATTTGTAAATACTGCAGAAAACGTAAAAGAAATCAGAAACTTATTAAAAGAAAATGGTGGAGAACACATCCAAATCATTTCAAAAATCGAATCACAAATCGGAATTGACAACATTGATGCAATTATCGATGCAAGTGATGGAATCATGGTTGCTCGTGGAGATTTAGGATTAGAAATTCCTTACTACGAAGTACCTTACTGAGAAAAACAAATCATTAGAAAATGTAGAGAAAAAGGTAAATTAGTTGTTGTTGCAACTCAAATGTTAGAATCAATGACAGATAACCCAGCTCCAACTAGAGCAGAAGTTACTGACGTTTACTATGCTACAGAATTAGGATCAGATGCTACAATGTTATCTGGAGAATCTGCAAACGGAGATTACCCATTCATTACAACTGAAACTATGTCAACAATTAACAAACGTGCTGAAATTGAATTTTATGGAAAACTATACTATGAAAAACAATTAGAAAACGCAAGAAAAACAACATCAGGAAAAAGAGCTGACATTGCAAATGAATTAGCAAACAAAGCTATTGATGGAAAATACGAATATGCAGTTGTTGCATCAAGAACTGGTGAATTATTAAAAACAGTTTCAAAATTCAGACCAAACGTAACTATTTTAGGAGTTAGTGCTGAAGAAAAATTATGAACAGCATTTGGTGTATGACACTCAATCTTTATGAGTAAAGTTGAAAACTTTGATGAATTCTTAACTGATGAAAAAGAAATTTCAGAAGTTGCAAAATCATGAGGAGCAAAACCAGGAGAAAAAATCCTATTTGTAAGAAACGAAGACATTAAAGAAATTACTGTTGCTTAA
- a CDS encoding lipoprotein, protein MKKILSILGSTLLVVPGTTSTISCGPPKKDSNKLEDIIKVTDLGEFDSFLDITISKSTLYDRFVELNNKIEPGDVLLYLFDDSSAYIVPDIFSNKTGRVKITFTVKQENSLKSFITQTDLGTIENKKSETIINKLKELNPQIDELEYPSIRVDNTFDLFEDSQTISNRGFEQPGVVSVTFKVG, encoded by the coding sequence ATGAAAAAAATATTAAGTATTTTAGGCTCAACTTTATTGGTGGTGCCAGGAACAACATCAACAATTTCTTGTGGTCCGCCAAAAAAGGATAGTAATAAATTAGAAGATATTATAAAAGTAACTGACTTAGGAGAATTTGATTCATTTTTGGATATAACTATCAGTAAATCAACTCTTTACGATAGATTTGTTGAACTAAACAATAAGATTGAACCTGGTGATGTGTTATTGTATCTTTTTGATGATAGTTCTGCATATATTGTTCCCGACATTTTTTCAAATAAAACTGGAAGGGTTAAAATAACCTTTACAGTTAAACAAGAAAATTCGTTAAAAAGTTTTATCACACAAACTGATTTGGGTACAATTGAGAATAAAAAAAGCGAAACAATTATTAATAAATTAAAAGAGTTAAATCCTCAAATAGATGAGCTGGAATATCCAAGTATTCGTGTAGATAACACTTTTGATTTATTTGAAGATAGTCAAACCATTTCTAACAGAGGTTTTGAACAACCAGGAGTGGTATCAGTAACTTTCAAAGTAGGATAA